The region CTTGTCCGGTGCTCCACCACCTATGCTGGGGCGGACACGCTGGTAGTTTGGCGTCTGCAGGAAGCGTGCCCGAGGGCAAGCCGTTACAGCCGGAAGCGCGCAGTCATACATGGAGAAGGGTGTACCGGTAGCAGCCGTAAAGATCGACCCGATCTCCCAACCGCCGAGTGCGGCACGCTTATAACCGGTCGCACCATAGGAAGGAATCTGCCAGACAAAGCCGACAGCGATCCGGTGCTTCAGATCGAAGTCGGAGTTGCCATGGTCGATCGCGTGGTTGTAAGGATCGAAGTAGGCTACGCCGCCTACGTCTCCGTTGGACTGGCCATCGGTGAACGTTGAGCTGGTGTTATCGGTGGAGTGTGCGTAGGTGTAGTTCGCTGTGAGGCTGACACCGGTCTTGTATAGATTCGTACCGCGTAAGTTGGCGTTCATGCTGTTGAAGTAGCTGTCTCCGTCCGCACCGCGAACGTTGATGGAGGTGAACTGTGGATTGAGGCGGTTGGTATTGACTGCTCCCGAAGGAGCATACTTTGCCGCATCCCCTTCGTAGACCTGGCCATAATACGAGCGGTTATAGTTTGCGATGGAGTAGTTGTGGATGCCACGTTCTCCCGTGTAGGCGAGGCCTGCAGCAAAGGTGTTGTTGATCTGGCGCTCTAGAACCAGCGTATAGAACTGGTTGTAGGCCGGCTTGATCCGTGGGTCAACCGCGCGAACGGTTCCCTGCGGAATCGCCTTGCTGACACCCGAACCCGAGCTGAACGAACCCAGGACACCGGTGCTGATGGGAATCTGCGCGCCTACGTCCAGGTTCGTGAAGCTAATGGCAAGCTGCGAAGGAGGATTGAGCGCAACGTTATATGTCACGTTGCCGAAGTTGCGCTCGTAGCTGATGCCGTAACCACCGCGCAGGCTGGTTTTGCCGTCGCCGGTGAGGTCATAGGCAAAGGCAACGCGAGGTGCAAACTGCTTGTAGTTGGTGTTCCATAGCTTGCCGCCGGGATTCTGCACGCCTGCCGGAGCCGCCTGATTGACCTGGAGAATCTTGCCTGCGCGAACCCGATCCTGCAACGATCCGGTGGTTCCAAAGTAGAAGTTGGAGTCCAGGGCAGAGTTCTTGTTGTGCTGAGTGCCGTAGAGCTCATAGCGCAGGCCAGCGTTGATGGTCAAACGGGGAGTCGCCTTCCAGCTATCGTTCACAAAGCCGGCACCCTCCTGATAGCGATTAGAACGGCTGAAGTTCGGTTGGGCGATTGGTGTGGTCAACGTGCAAGCGGCCGTGACATTCTGCAAGCCGGTGATCAGATCCTTGGTGCAGGGAAACTTGCCCTGCGGATTCAGATTCGCTTGGAAGTAGTCGGTGACGCCATTCACAAAGTTAGTGAGCGCGCCCACCTTAACGCCGTTGATCGTGTCCGTCGTACCTGTGCTGCTAACCAGCGACTCCTGAGCATTCTCATAAATCGCAAACGTGTGGTTATCGCGAATGTAAGAGTACTGGCCGCCGAAGGTGATGGAGTGACGGCCCTTGGTGTAAGTGAAGGTCGGGCTCAGCACAATATTGTTCTGCGGACCGCCGGAAGGAAGCCCGTTCGCCGCGTTTCCTTCGCTATAACCGGGAAAGACAAGCGAATTGTTTGCGATCGATGGAGCAGCTGCAGAACTTACAAAGAGCGTAGGGCCAGCCGGATTGGTCCCCAAGGGCTGGTTATTGTTGAAGCGGAGCAGGCCAATCTGGAACTGGCCGACCAAGCTATTGGAGAAGGTATGGGTGATTCCATAGACCAGGTTCTGCGACTTCGTGGTCGTCCCGGTGCTGTATCCAGCATATGGACTGACGTTGCCAGTTCCAGAGGGAGTGACCGAGTTGTACAAAACGTACCGGCCGTACATCTGTGTCCGGTCGCTGAGATTGAAGTCCAGCCGCCCGACGATGTTGTAGGTATTTTGAGGAACACCACCGCCCGCGTCCGCCGGGACAGTGACGTTGACCTGCTGCAGAATGGGGGTACTGTCGTTGAAGGTGCCGGGCTTCGCCAGTTCCAGAGCAGCACGGTCCGTCGCGAACGCGCTGGAGACAGAGCCCGCAGCGCCACCGATCTGGCCGAGGGTCAGAATCTTACCCGTGGGCGTGCCGGAGACGGTTCCAAACTGCTGAAAGAATGCCTGAGTGCTGGATGCCGAAGCAGCAATGAACTGCGACGTCGGAATATAAAACTGGGTCACATTGCTGCTGCGAACCCGCGTCCATTCCGTGTTGTTGAAGAAGAACAGCTTGTCGTGGACGATGGGACCGCCCACCGCGAAACCAAAATTGTTGCGATCGAAGCGGTGCTGCGGGATGGCGTTCGCGTTGTTGTAATAGCTATTCGACGCGAAGGTTGACGGGCGAAAGAACTCATACGCTGTGCCATGGAAGGCGTTCGTACCAGCCTTGGTGATCACATTGACCACACCGCCGGAGGCGCGTCCATATTCAGGGCCGTAGTTCGAGGTGACGATGCGGTACTCCTGCACCGAATCAACCGGTACGAAGGTCGCAACGCCCACTGAGAACAGGCTGGTGTTTTCGATACCGTCAAGCAGTATCTCGGTTGAGGCAGAACGTGCGCCGCCAAGGTTCACGCCAACTCCGCGCGAGGTTGCGCTGGGGTCAGCTGCGGCATTACCGGAAAGAACAACGAAAGCGTAAGGAGTACGCCCTTCAGTGGGAAGTTCCAGCAACTGCTGTGTATTGACGACCTGCGAGTTCTCCGCGTTCTCAAGGTTGATTCCGGCCAGCGAGTTCGCTGCAACCTCAACCTGAACATTGGTCGCATCCACCGAAAGCTTCGCGTTGACGGTATTTGAAGAACCGACCGAGATGTTGAACGTATTGGTGCTCGTCGTCCCGAAGCCGGGCGCGGTCACCGTGACCTTATAGTCCTGGGGCGGGAGGCCCTCGATGTTGTAGGCGCCAGCGCCGGTGGTCACTGTGGTGCGGGTTGCGCCGGTGGCGACGTTGATCACGGTCACCGTGGCTCCGGCGACGACCGCGCCGCTGGGGTCCGTCACGGTACCGGCAACGTTTCCATTCTGGCTTTGTCCAAGGCCCATCGCAGTGCAGACAAGGCTTACAGCAAGTAATCCAAGAACCTTCTTCATCGTTTCGTTTCTCCGGGAGATAGAACTTCGCGCAAAGCGGGATAAGCCGCTCTATACGATTTGAGTTTTTCGGTCTTGTGGGAACTACCTGCACGTTGCTGGCCAACTGGAAATACCACCAAAGTTT is a window of Granulicella tundricola MP5ACTX9 DNA encoding:
- a CDS encoding TonB-dependent receptor domain-containing protein, coding for MKKVLGLLAVSLVCTAMGLGQSQNGNVAGTVTDPSGAVVAGATVTVINVATGATRTTVTTGAGAYNIEGLPPQDYKVTVTAPGFGTTSTNTFNISVGSSNTVNAKLSVDATNVQVEVAANSLAGINLENAENSQVVNTQQLLELPTEGRTPYAFVVLSGNAAADPSATSRGVGVNLGGARSASTEILLDGIENTSLFSVGVATFVPVDSVQEYRIVTSNYGPEYGRASGGVVNVITKAGTNAFHGTAYEFFRPSTFASNSYYNNANAIPQHRFDRNNFGFAVGGPIVHDKLFFFNNTEWTRVRSSNVTQFYIPTSQFIAASASSTQAFFQQFGTVSGTPTGKILTLGQIGGAAGSVSSAFATDRAALELAKPGTFNDSTPILQQVNVTVPADAGGGVPQNTYNIVGRLDFNLSDRTQMYGRYVLYNSVTPSGTGNVSPYAGYSTGTTTKSQNLVYGITHTFSNSLVGQFQIGLLRFNNNQPLGTNPAGPTLFVSSAAAPSIANNSLVFPGYSEGNAANGLPSGGPQNNIVLSPTFTYTKGRHSITFGGQYSYIRDNHTFAIYENAQESLVSSTGTTDTINGVKVGALTNFVNGVTDYFQANLNPQGKFPCTKDLITGLQNVTAACTLTTPIAQPNFSRSNRYQEGAGFVNDSWKATPRLTINAGLRYELYGTQHNKNSALDSNFYFGTTGSLQDRVRAGKILQVNQAAPAGVQNPGGKLWNTNYKQFAPRVAFAYDLTGDGKTSLRGGYGISYERNFGNVTYNVALNPPSQLAISFTNLDVGAQIPISTGVLGSFSSGSGVSKAIPQGTVRAVDPRIKPAYNQFYTLVLERQINNTFAAGLAYTGERGIHNYSIANYNRSYYGQVYEGDAAKYAPSGAVNTNRLNPQFTSINVRGADGDSYFNSMNANLRGTNLYKTGVSLTANYTYAHSTDNTSSTFTDGQSNGDVGGVAYFDPYNHAIDHGNSDFDLKHRIAVGFVWQIPSYGATGYKRAALGGWEIGSIFTAATGTPFSMYDCALPAVTACPRARFLQTPNYQRVRPSIGGGAPDKFDYIDFPARYLASGALNNAAYGSYVDPKIGAADLPTIVNGMDTFPGGMSARNAFRGPGTISFNADVNKSIKFTERYSLQLRAELYNVLNHANAYLNLSGANDVSQNSFISTYKNGPDQGANRQLQLAAKIIF